Part of the Niallia alba genome is shown below.
AAAGAGAGAATAGGTGTAGATTCCTTAAAGTTTTATGATGAGCCATTAGAATTTTTAACTGGAAATGCAACTCCTAAAGGAGATCCAGCATGGATTGTTGAAAATGGTCAAAAGATGTACAATGAACTATCAAAAGAAACAGGGGCTTTTTTCTCTTACTTGAGAGAAACTGAATTAATGGATTTAGTCGCTAAAAAAGGGAAAGCTGGCGGTGGATACTGTACTTTCATTGAAAATTATAAGGCACCATTTATTTTTTCAAACTTTAATGGAACATCAGGTGATATTGATGTTTTAACACATGAAGCTGGTCATGCATTCCAAGTTTATTCGAGTGGAAGCTTTGATATTCCAGAATATTATTGGCCAACGTATGAAGCGGCTGAAATTCATTCCATGAGTATGGAATTCTTTACATGGCCATGGATGGAATTATTCTTCAAAGAAGACGTAGAGAAGTATAAGTTTTCGCATTTAAGTTCAGCGTTATTATTCCTTCCATATGGTGTATCAGTCGATGAATTCCAACATTGGGTATATGAAAATCCAACTGCTACTCCAAAAGAAAGAAAGCAAGCATGGAGAAATATTGAGAAAAAATATAGTCCGCATCTTGATTATGATGGAAATGAGTATTTAGAGAATGGCGGTTTTTGGCAAAAACAAGGGCATATTTATAATTCACCATTCTATTATATTGATTATACATTAGCGCAAATATGTGCTTTTCAATTTTGGAAACGCTCAAGAGAAAACCAAGAAGAGGCTTGGGCAGATTATGTGAAGCTTTGCGAATTAGGAGGAAGTATGCCATTTACAGAACTGGTTAAAGCAGCTAATTTAATTTCTCCTTTTGAAGAGGGCTGTGTGGAGTCTGTTGTAGGCGTTATTGATGAATGGTTAAACTCTGTTGATGATCGCAGTTTATAAAACAAGAAAAACGTGGGATAATTTCCCCACGTTTTTCTTGTTGATTATTTATTAGAGATAGATTGGGCTTGAACTGATTTTATCGTAATTTGTCCATCCTCTAGAACTGCTACTAATTCTTTTACAGTTGGATCTTCCAAAATAACATCTGCTAGTTGATCCTCTAAATGTTCTTGGATTACTCTTCTTAATGGACGAGCACCGAAGCTTGGATGTGTTCCAAGTTCCACGATTTTTTCTTTAGCAGAATCATCAACTTGTAAAGTAATGTTTTGTTCTTCCAAGTTTTGAGCAAGTTCTTCTAATAATAAGTCGGTAATACGAAGTAAGTGTTCTTTTTCTAATGTTGTAAACTCGATAATTGCATCAAAGCGGTTAAGGAATTCTGGTTTGAAAAAGTTTCCCAATGTTTGCAATAGATTACTTTCTTCCATTGCATCATTTTGTCCAAAACCAACTACTTTATGCTTATGAGCGACACTAGCGTTACTTGTCATAATAATGACAGAATCTTTGAAGCTTACAGTACGACCTTGGCTATCTGTTAAACGTCCATCTTCCAAAATTTGCAGGAAAATAGATTGAATATCAGGATGAGCTTTCTCGATTTCATCTAGCAAGATAATGCTGTATGGATTTCTTCTAACTTTTTCCGTTAACTGTCCTGCTTCTTCGTGACCGACATATCCTGGAGGAGAACCAATGATTTTACTAATACTATGTTTTTCCATATATTCACTCATGTCTAGACGAATCATACTTTCTTTGCTGCCGAATAATTCTTCTGCAAGTGTTTTTGTAAGCTCTGTTTTCCCAACTCCAGTAGGACCGACGAATAGGAAGCTACCGATTGGTCTAGTTTTCGATTTAAGTCCAGCTCTACTACGTTTAATGGCTTTACCCACTTTTCGGACAGCTTCGTCTTGTCCAATTACTTTTGCAGCTAAACGCTCGCTTAAATACTTCATCTTTTGCTGTTCATCTTCCTGTAATTTCCCAACAGGAATACCTGTTTTCTTTTCGATTAATTGTTGGATAAGAGTTGCGTCTACTATCGGTTTGTCGTCTTTATTAGGTTCATTTAAGGCTTTTTCAAGCTGCTGTTCTTCTTTGCGTAATTCTGCAGCTAATTCATAATTTTCTTCTTTTAATGCTTGTTCTTTTTCACTAGCTATCATTGCAAGGCGATTTTCAATTGCATCTGTATTTTGATAATTAGAAGAAAGATTCATTTTAGAACCAGCTTCATCCATTAAGTCAATTGCCTTATCTGGTAAGAAGCGATCTTGAATATAACGATGAGATAGTTCGGCACATGCTTTGATTGCATCCTCTGTGTAGGTAACTTCATGGAACTTCTCATATTTATCCTTAATGCCGTTCAAAATAGAAAGGGTTGCTTCAACAGAAGGCTCACTTACTTGTACTGGCTGGAATCTTCGCTCCAATGCTGCATCTTTTTCGATTTGACGATATTCCTTAATGGTAGTTGCTCCGATAATATGCAGTTCCCCACGCGCTAACGCTGGTTTTAGAATATTGCCTGCATCCATTGATCCTTCGGCAGATCCTGCCCCAACTAGTTGGTGAATTTCATCTATAAAGACAATAACATTTTTTCTAGCTTGTACTTCTTGGATTACTTGTTTCATTTTTTCTTCAAATTGGCCGCGAATCCCTGTGTTTGAAACAAGAGAAGCCACATCTAACAAGTAAATTTCTTTATTTTGTAATTTTTTTGGTACCTTACCTTCTATAATTTTAAGCGCTAATCCTTCTGCTATCGCTGTTTTTCCGACACCAGGTTCCCCAATTAAAACCGGATTATTTTTATTTCTTCTATTTAAAATTTCGATTATACGTTCAATCTCATTTTCTCTGCCGATAACAGGGTCTATCAAACCAGCGTTAGCCATTTGGTTTAAGTTTTTCCCGTGTTTATCGAGAATGCCAGACTTTTTATTATTAGAAGTAAAAGGAGCTTCTTTTGCAGCATTAGCTCCCCCTAGTGGATTTGATTGGTTAAATGATTGAAATAACTCATCAAAAGGGGAAGGTTGGAAAAACATTTGGCCGCTTTGTGCTGCAATTTTGTGCTTTTCTTTTTGATAGCAAGCGTGACAAAGATTCATTGTACTTTCCATATTGTTTAAAACAAATCGTAGACTGATTGTCGCACTGTTTTGTTGGCAAATTTCACATTTCATAAATAAATATCCTCCTTTTGAATTTGACTAATATTGACCTTTTGTAAGTATGATTATACTTTGACCATTTTTGACTTTCAAGTTTTTTGCTTAAAAATATTTGTGGTTTTTTTTGGAAAACAAGTGTGCTTAATTGGTACAAAATGTCTCACTTAAAATTTATTTTTTAATTGGTAAAAAGCTCGTCATTGTTTGTCCATTTCCACATATAGTTGATGTAGGGAGGGAAATATGTGAAAAATAAATGGAGTGCAGCAATTCAGCTTGCAGCAGTTTATGTAGGTACTGTTGTTGGTGCTGGTTTTGCAACAGGAAGAGAAATAGTAGTCTTTTTTTCACAATATGGATTTATCGGTCTGCTAGGAATCCTTTTAAGTGGATTTATTTTTGCGTATTTTGGGGCGAAGTTAATGCGCATTTCTGTCAGAATAAAGGCTTCTTCTTATCAAGAATTTACCATCTATTTATTTGGCAATTTGGTAGGAACGATTATTAACTTTCTATTATTACTTATGCTAATAGGAGTTTGTGCAGTCATGTTTTCAGGAGCTGGAGCCGTATTTGAGGAGCAGCTCGGTTTAAATAAAACAGTTGGAGTTATTTTTACTATTGGACTTTCCTTAATTGTAATGATGGTTGGAACAAAAGGTCTATTTGCAGTAAACACTTTTGTTGTTCCAATTATGATTAGTTTTAGTTTTATTCTCTTTTTTCTTTCTGTTTCATTGCCAGGCTTTTTGGGAGAGATTTTTCAAATGGAGCCAATTACTTGGAAAACACTTAGTTCTCCATTTTCGTATACTGCCTTAAACTTAGCGTTAGCCATTGCGGTGTTAGTACCTGCTGCCTCTGAAATAGGGGATGAAGAAGTAGCTAAATGGGGAGGCATTTTAGGTGGGATTGCTTTGATGGTGATTCTAATTTCCAGTCATTTTTCTCTGATTATGCTTGGGGATGTTTCTCTTTATTCTATTCCGATGGCAGTCATTATGAAAAATTTAGCTCCGCAGCTTTCATGGGTTTATATTTTAGTAATTTATGGAGAAATATTTAGTTCTGTAATTGGAAATATTTATGGGTTAGAAAGGCAGATGCGTAGCTTTATTCCTTTACCGAGTATGGTTTTAATTGGGGGAATTATCACGGTGTCTTATCTAATTAGTTTTGTACAGTATGGTACTTTATTGTCTTTTTTATATCCCATATTTGGTTATATTAGCTTAGTGTTTTTATTGTTCTTATGGATAAAACCAATTCCAAAATAATATTAGTAAAGACAAATAAGTATCCCTGACTGTATCTTAAAGAACAGGGATACTTATTTGTCTAGTATTATTTATCTCACTTTTAACGGGAAGTAAGAGCCAAACCCACAAACCACAGAAAATCGAGGGAAGTAGGTATAGTAACTCTGCCGTCAACGTCCGATAAGTGCAACTAACCATCAGTGGGGAACAGGAAAAAACCACACTGATGGTGGTTTTCTTTCCGGTTAGTTAATTAACGCCTGAAGTGGAGAAGGGATACGTCCACCACGGTCAATAAGTTTAGCTGAGCTAAATGGGTTAACCCCCATTACAGGTGCTCGACCTAATAGTCCGCCAAATTCTACAATTTCTCCTTCTTTTTTACCAGGAACAGGAATGACACGGACTGCTGTTGTCTTCTTATTAATCATCCCGATTGCTGCTTCATCTGCAATTATCGCTGATAAGGTAGCAGCTGTAGCATCTCCAGTAAGTGCAATCATATCAAGTCCAACAGAGCATACACAAGTCATTGCTTCTAATTTGGAAAGAGTTAAGCTATTGTCTAGAATGCCTTTAATCATTCCATTATCTTCGCTTACTGGAATGAAAGCACCACTTAATCCACCAACATAGCTACTTGCCATGGCACCACCTTTTTTTACAGCGTCGTTCATTAAAGCTAGCGCAGCGATTGTACCATGTGTTCCCACACGCTCTAATCCAATTTCTTCTAATATTTCTGCTACACTATCATTAATTGCATTTGTCGGAGCAAGGGAAAGATCCATGATACCGAATGGAACGTTTAAACGTTCAGCAACAACACGACCGATTAATTCACCAGCGCGAGTAATCTTAAAGGTTGTCTTTTTGATGATTTCAGATACTTCGCCCAAATCTGCATCAGGATATTTTTTCAATGCGCTTAAAACAACCCCAGGCCCACTAACACCTACATTTATGACTACCTCACCTTCTCCAGCACCATGGAAGGCACCAGCCATAAATGGGTTATCTTCAACGGGATTACAGAAGACAACTAGCTTAGCACAGGCTAAACCATTTTGATCCTTCGTATTTTCTGCTGCCTTTTTGATGATTTCTCCCATTTGTTTTACAGCATCCATATTAATTCCTGTTCTAGTCGTAGCAACAGATACAGATGCACATACTCGTTCTGTGACGGAAAGAGCTTCTGGAAGGGCGTCTAATAATGTTTGGTCACCTTTAGAAATACCTTTATGAACTAAAGCGGAGTAACCTCCAATAAAATCTACATTTAAATCTTTTGCTGCTTTATCGAGTGTTTTTGCTAAAGTAACTGCTTGTTCTACCGTACTATTTCCGAGAATTTCAGCTATTGGAGTAATAGAAATACGCTTATTAATAATAGGAATTCCATATTCTTTTTCTACAGCTTTTGCTACTGCTGTTAATTTGCTTGCATATGTAGTGATTTTTTTATAAACAGATTCATTTAATTTTTGAAAATCTGAATCTGCGCAATCATATAAACTGATTCCCATCGTCACAGTACGAATATCAAGGTTCTCCATTTGTACCATGTTGATCGTTTCCATCATTTCATTTAATGCAATTTTCATTATACAGACCTACTTTCCTTAGACACGATGCATGGATTGAAAAATGTCTTCTAATTGGATATTTATTTTTAAATGAAGCTGTTCACTTAATTCATCAAACTGTTTTGTTAAGGTATCTAAGTTTTCTTTTTCCGTAATATCTACTAACATCATCATTGTAAAAAAATCTTGAAGAATGGTTTGACTGATATCTAGAATATTGATGTGATTATTAGAAAGAATGGTAGTAACCCTACTGATAATGCCAATTTGATCTTTTCCGACTACACTAACGACTGCACGACGCTGTTGAACCATTATTTCACCTCATGTTTTCCTAATTTAGTTACGGTTCTTAAATAATTAACTTCACTAAAATGTATACAAAAAAACAGATTGGATACACCAATCTGTTTCAAAGGGTAAGAAGAACCAGGACATCATAAGTATGTATTGGTTAACCTTCTGTCCTTTTACCTGAGATTGTGAATCCTTCGGTGCCGTTTCTTATAGGAAACGGTCTCTCCAGAAGCTGCTCCTGTTATAGTTTGATCCATAACATTCATAGCATGCGAATTATTTAAGAAATATAATGTGATGTTAACAGTTTTTTTTCATGTGGTCAACAGAATATTTGTCCATGGTGAGTTAATAAATGTTAGATGAAACGATCAGTCAAATGTTTAAAAGGATAGGATAAAAAATAAAATACTGTTTATTATAAAATGGAAAGGATGGAGGTGATATAATTGTCAAAGGCACAAAGAGAAAAAGAAAGAGAATGGACTGTACGTAAGCAAAAACAAAAGC
Proteins encoded:
- a CDS encoding M3 family oligoendopeptidase: MKFSEFTYKRPDIEEFTTKINEILVDFHQSEHVQQQITAIEKINELRNDISTMFNLCYIRHSVDTNDEFYQQEQDYIDEVSPKVEGLITKYYQALVQSKFKEQLEEKWGKQLFALAEAQLKVFSEDVVELLQKENKLSTEYTKLVASAKILFDGEERTLAQLQPFTESKDRETRKAASEARFAFFRENEEQLDRIYDDMVKIRTEIASKLGYQNFVELGYYRMYRTDYNAELVAAFRKQVEEHIVPLATKLKERQKERIGVDSLKFYDEPLEFLTGNATPKGDPAWIVENGQKMYNELSKETGAFFSYLRETELMDLVAKKGKAGGGYCTFIENYKAPFIFSNFNGTSGDIDVLTHEAGHAFQVYSSGSFDIPEYYWPTYEAAEIHSMSMEFFTWPWMELFFKEDVEKYKFSHLSSALLFLPYGVSVDEFQHWVYENPTATPKERKQAWRNIEKKYSPHLDYDGNEYLENGGFWQKQGHIYNSPFYYIDYTLAQICAFQFWKRSRENQEEAWADYVKLCELGGSMPFTELVKAANLISPFEEGCVESVVGVIDEWLNSVDDRSL
- a CDS encoding ATP-dependent Clp protease ATP-binding subunit; the protein is MKCEICQQNSATISLRFVLNNMESTMNLCHACYQKEKHKIAAQSGQMFFQPSPFDELFQSFNQSNPLGGANAAKEAPFTSNNKKSGILDKHGKNLNQMANAGLIDPVIGRENEIERIIEILNRRNKNNPVLIGEPGVGKTAIAEGLALKIIEGKVPKKLQNKEIYLLDVASLVSNTGIRGQFEEKMKQVIQEVQARKNVIVFIDEIHQLVGAGSAEGSMDAGNILKPALARGELHIIGATTIKEYRQIEKDAALERRFQPVQVSEPSVEATLSILNGIKDKYEKFHEVTYTEDAIKACAELSHRYIQDRFLPDKAIDLMDEAGSKMNLSSNYQNTDAIENRLAMIASEKEQALKEENYELAAELRKEEQQLEKALNEPNKDDKPIVDATLIQQLIEKKTGIPVGKLQEDEQQKMKYLSERLAAKVIGQDEAVRKVGKAIKRSRAGLKSKTRPIGSFLFVGPTGVGKTELTKTLAEELFGSKESMIRLDMSEYMEKHSISKIIGSPPGYVGHEEAGQLTEKVRRNPYSIILLDEIEKAHPDIQSIFLQILEDGRLTDSQGRTVSFKDSVIIMTSNASVAHKHKVVGFGQNDAMEESNLLQTLGNFFKPEFLNRFDAIIEFTTLEKEHLLRITDLLLEELAQNLEEQNITLQVDDSAKEKIVELGTHPSFGARPLRRVIQEHLEDQLADVILEDPTVKELVAVLEDGQITIKSVQAQSISNK
- a CDS encoding YkvI family membrane protein, whose product is MKNKWSAAIQLAAVYVGTVVGAGFATGREIVVFFSQYGFIGLLGILLSGFIFAYFGAKLMRISVRIKASSYQEFTIYLFGNLVGTIINFLLLLMLIGVCAVMFSGAGAVFEEQLGLNKTVGVIFTIGLSLIVMMVGTKGLFAVNTFVVPIMISFSFILFFLSVSLPGFLGEIFQMEPITWKTLSSPFSYTALNLALAIAVLVPAASEIGDEEVAKWGGILGGIALMVILISSHFSLIMLGDVSLYSIPMAVIMKNLAPQLSWVYILVIYGEIFSSVIGNIYGLERQMRSFIPLPSMVLIGGIITVSYLISFVQYGTLLSFLYPIFGYISLVFLLFLWIKPIPK
- a CDS encoding PFL family protein, with the translated sequence MKIALNEMMETINMVQMENLDIRTVTMGISLYDCADSDFQKLNESVYKKITTYASKLTAVAKAVEKEYGIPIINKRISITPIAEILGNSTVEQAVTLAKTLDKAAKDLNVDFIGGYSALVHKGISKGDQTLLDALPEALSVTERVCASVSVATTRTGINMDAVKQMGEIIKKAAENTKDQNGLACAKLVVFCNPVEDNPFMAGAFHGAGEGEVVINVGVSGPGVVLSALKKYPDADLGEVSEIIKKTTFKITRAGELIGRVVAERLNVPFGIMDLSLAPTNAINDSVAEILEEIGLERVGTHGTIAALALMNDAVKKGGAMASSYVGGLSGAFIPVSEDNGMIKGILDNSLTLSKLEAMTCVCSVGLDMIALTGDATAATLSAIIADEAAIGMINKKTTAVRVIPVPGKKEGEIVEFGGLLGRAPVMGVNPFSSAKLIDRGGRIPSPLQALIN
- a CDS encoding ACT domain-containing protein, producing the protein MVQQRRAVVSVVGKDQIGIISRVTTILSNNHINILDISQTILQDFFTMMMLVDITEKENLDTLTKQFDELSEQLHLKINIQLEDIFQSMHRV
- a CDS encoding DUF6254 family protein; amino-acid sequence: MSKAQREKEREWTVRKQKQKPHGKVKTKKELAEE